A window of Streptomyces sp. NBC_01224 genomic DNA:
ACGAACCCCATCGAGTCGGCCTACGCGACGGTCAGGCTACGAACGAAGGTCACCAAGGGGGCCGGCTCCCGAGCCGCCGCCCTGGCGATGGTGTACAAGCTCGTCGAGTCCGCCCAGGCCCGCTGGCGAGCCGTGAACGCACCCCACCTCGTCGCCCTCGTCCGGGCCGGGGCCCCCTTCGAACGCGGCCACCTCGTCGAACGCCACGAAGCCCCCGCAGCCTGAAACAGGTCAATGATCCACAGACCTTGGCCGCTTGGCGGCGACTGCCTCGGCAGGGACTCACGCCGGATCCGGCAGTTCCATCAGCGCGAGCTTAGCCTGGTCGATCACGACCGTGATGTCGGTGATCCGGCTGTCGACGACGGTGAACGCGAGGACCGAGAGCGGGGTGCCGTCCTCTCGCCAGGAAATGATCCCCGGAAGGCCGTTGACGAGCACCGCCCGCCCCTGCGTGGCTGCGCTGGCGGACAGTTGCGCGCCGGCTGCGACCTGGGTGGCGCCGAGGGTGACGACCACGCCGGACGGGGTGTCGACGGTCAGTTTCACCTCGGGGTCGAGTACCCGCAGCAACTCCTCGAAGTCGCCGCGGCGAGCCGCTGCCAGGAAGGCCTGGACCACATCTCGCTGCTCCCGTCCGACGCCGGTCGGTCGCTCAATCGTCTGCACCTTCCTGCGGGCGCGGCTGGCGAGCATCTTGGTGGCGGCGGTGGACTTGCCGAGAATCTGGCCGATTTCGTCGAACGGCACCGCGAACAGGTCGTGCAGCACGAACGCCAGCCGCTCGCTCGGCCCGAGCGACTCCAGAACGACGAGGAGCGCGAGCCCGACCGAGTCGGCGAGCACCGCGTCGTCCTCGGGAGCAGGATTGTCGTCGAGCGTCATCACGAGCTCGGATAGACCGTCGTCGTAGGACGCCTCCGGGCGGGCGTGGCGCGATCGCAGGACATCGAGGCTGATCCGGCTGACCACCGTGGTCAGCCAGCCGGCGAGGTTGTGGATGGTCGCCGTGTCCTGACGGGAGAGCCGCAGCCAGGCCTCCTGGACCACGTCCTCGGCGTCGGCGTGCGACCCGAGCATGCGGTGGGCGACCGCGCGCAGCCGGTCGCGCTGGGCCTCGAACGTCTCGGCTATCGGGTCCGTCGGGCTGGTGTCGGACATGTTGTTACCTTCCTCGGCTCTGCTCCGTCATGGGTGATGACGAGCCCGGAGGGGCGCAGGTAACCGATGAACTACCGATGAAGGAGTAAGACCGATGGAAGCACGTGTGAAGAGCCCGGCCAATCCCGACGTGATCACAGCAATCCAGCACCTCTACAAGGCGATTCACGCCGGGGGCGTAGATAAGCACCTGCTGTCGCTGGTCCATCTGCGTGTCAGCCAGATCAACGGCTGCAGCCCGTGCGTCTTCGCCACGATCCAGTCGGCGAAGAAGGCCGGTGAGACGGAGGAGCGGCTGCACAACGTGGTCGCGTGGCGCGAGACGCCCTTCTACACCGATGAGGAGCGGGCGGCCCTCGCCCTGGCCGAGGCCGCCACCCGGCTCCAGGACGGCGCGGCGGGCGTAACCGATGAGATCTGGGACGCCGCCGCCGACCACTTCAGCGAGGAGCAGCTGGGCGCGGTCATCCTGGAGGTCGCGATGACCAACTTCTTCAACCGGGTCAACCGCACGGTCCGGGAGCAGGCCGGCAAGACCTGGTGAGTCGGGCGGGGCGTCATCCCCGCGGAGGCCGCGCCTTCCTAACGTCAAGGGATGACGCCCCCACAGACCGAAACTCCGGGGTCTGCGGCGTTCGTGACAGGCACCGCGATCCACAGGTTTTGACTATCCTCCGTTGTGAAGGTCTCGTATTACTGTGCGGCTCGCAGTCCGGCTCAAGGTCCGTTTCACGAGAGCCTACCGACAGCGCTGACGCGCTGTGTCTCACGACCTTGTCGCGTCCGCGGGAATCCGCCAGTCTGAATGAGACGAGCCTGCCGCTGACTCGACTATCCAGTCGAAGCACATGTGGCAGGCGGCAGTTCGCCGGCCTGCGGATGAGCCAGGCGACCTGACTCTTGCGGAACGTAGGGAAAACCCCCTGCCGAGGCGGGTGTTGGTCCCAATGCGCCGAGTGCGCCGGGAACGGCAGAGTCCAGCCATGAACATTTCTCGGCTCCGTAGAAGCACAGTCAAGTCCGGTGTGCTCACCTTGGTGTGCGCCGCAGCCGCACTGGCGGCGACAGGGTGCGGCGCCCCTCAGAGCTCCTCCCCGTCCGCAGCCCTGGCCGATCAGCAGCAGCCCTCAGCACGCGGTGCGGTGGTCTCGTCGACTCCTGTGGTGGACCTGAACGCCAAGGAGGTCGCTGACCGCCTGGCGAAGGCGGGTATCGGTACGGCACAGATCCGCTACGGCGTACGGGCCCATCGGATCGTGTATCGCACCGTCGGCATCACAGGCAGACCCACTACGGCCAGCGAGCTGGTCGCGATGCCGAAGAACGACGAACGCGACCTTCAGGTCGTGTCCTGGCTGCACGGCACCGAGGTGTACCGAGGCGAGGTGGCCTCGGTGAACGACGAGTCCACCGACCGGGCCACGGCGTTGCTGTTCGCCTCGACCGGCCGCGCGGTGTCCGCCCCGGACTACCTCGGCCTGGGCAAGGGCCCCGGATTCCATCCGTACGGGAACCCGGAGGCAACCGT
This region includes:
- a CDS encoding sigma-70 family RNA polymerase sigma factor translates to MSDTSPTDPIAETFEAQRDRLRAVAHRMLGSHADAEDVVQEAWLRLSRQDTATIHNLAGWLTTVVSRISLDVLRSRHARPEASYDDGLSELVMTLDDNPAPEDDAVLADSVGLALLVVLESLGPSERLAFVLHDLFAVPFDEIGQILGKSTAATKMLASRARRKVQTIERPTGVGREQRDVVQAFLAAARRGDFEELLRVLDPEVKLTVDTPSGVVVTLGATQVAAGAQLSASAATQGRAVLVNGLPGIISWREDGTPLSVLAFTVVDSRITDITVVIDQAKLALMELPDPA
- a CDS encoding carboxymuconolactone decarboxylase family protein, with protein sequence MEARVKSPANPDVITAIQHLYKAIHAGGVDKHLLSLVHLRVSQINGCSPCVFATIQSAKKAGETEERLHNVVAWRETPFYTDEERAALALAEAATRLQDGAAGVTDEIWDAAADHFSEEQLGAVILEVAMTNFFNRVNRTVREQAGKTW